From the genome of Cystobacter fuscus DSM 2262:
GGGTGCTCCACATCGGGTGCCAGCTCGGCCAGGGGCTCCAGCGCGAAGCGGCGTTTGTGCAGCTCCAGGTGGGGCACCTGGAGGGTGGGGTCGGCCACGATCTCACCCTCCCACAGGAGGATGTCGAGGTCGATGGGACGCGGACCCCAGCGCGCCCCTCCGGGCTCGCGGCCCAGGTCCTTCTCGATCTGCTTCAGGATGCACAGCAGGCGCTGGGGGGACAGCGCGCACTCCAGCTCCACCACGGCGTTGAGGTAGCGCGGCTGGGGAGGCCCCACCGGAGCGCTCTCGAAGAGCGAGGAGCAGCGCAGCACCATCACCGCGTCGATGCGCGAGAGCGCCTCGAGGGCGGAGACGAGCTGGACTTCCCGGTCTCCCTCATTGGAGCCCAATCCGACGTAGACGGTGGAGTTCAAGGCTCCATCTCAACAGGAAGAGCCCGCGTCCGGATTCCCGCGAACCTCATGGGGCCCTCGGGAAGCCGAGCACGTCGGCCATGTCGTACAACCCCGGCGTCCGGCCCGTCACCCAGCGCGCGGCGCGCAGGGCCCCGAGACCGAACTGATCCCGGCTGGTCGCCCGGTGGGTCAGCTCGATGCGCTCGCCCTCGCCGTAGAAGAACACGGTGTGCTCGCCCACCACATCCCCGCCACGCAGCGTCTGGACGCCGATCTCCTTCTTCGGCCGCGCGCCGATCTGACCATGGCGGGCGAAGGTCAGGTCCTCCTGGCCGCGCCCCAGCGCCGAGGCGAGCACCTCGGCCAGCTTCAGCGCCGTGCCCGAGGGAGCGTCCTTCTTCATGCGGTGGTGGGCCTCCAGCACCTCCACGTCGTAGCCGTCGCCCAGGACGCGGGCGAGCTCGGCGGCCATGCGGATGACCACGTTCACCCCCACCGAGGTGTTGGGGGCGAGCACCACGGGGATGGAGGCCGCGCTCCGGGCCACCTCCGCGCGGGCCTCGGGGCTGAAGCCCGTGGAGCCGATGACCAGGGCCACGCCGCGCTCGGCGCACTGGCGCGCATGCACCACGCTGGCCTCCGCGCTGGTGAAGTCGATGACCACCTGGGCCCGAGCCGCGTCGAGCACCCGGCCCAGGTCATCTCCCGAGGGGACGCCGAGCGCCGCCAGTTGCCCGGCCTGACCCCGGGCGGTGGCGCCGGCCAGCTCCAGGTCCGGCGCCTCGCGCACGAGGCGGCTCAGGGTGGCGCCCATGCGCCCGGTGGCGCCCGTGAGGACGGTGCGAATCATGGGAGGCGTCTCCTAGCCCTGGACGAGGCCCAGCTTGCGCAGCTCGGCCTCCATCTTCCGGGCGTTGGGCTCGGTCATGGGAACCAGCGGCAGGCGGACCTCGGGACCGAACAGCCCCAGGACGTGCAGCGCCCACTTCACGGGGATGGGGCTGGACTCGACGAAGAGCAGCCGGTGCAGCTCGTTCATCCGCACCTGGAGCGCCCGCGCCTGCTCGAACCGCCCGGCGCGCGCGGCCTCCACCAGATCCGCCATCATCCGGGGCGCCACGTTCGAGGACACGGAGATGACGCCCTTGCCGCCGCACGCGATGAAGGGCAGCACGGTGAAGTCGTCTCCGGACAGCAGCGTCAGCCGATCACCGCACTTCTCCACCAGGTCCACCGCGCGGGGCATGCTGCCCGTGGCCTCCTTGATGGCCACCACCTCGGGCACGTCGCACAGCCGCAGCACCGTCTCCGGCAACAGGTCCACGCCGGTGCGGCCCGGCACGTTGTAGACGACGAGGGGAAAGCCCGGATGGGCGCGGGCCACGGCCTTGTAGTGCTCCACCAGGCCCGCCTGCGTGGGCTTGTTGTAGTAGGGCGTCACGAGCAGCGCGCCGTCCGCTCCCACGTCCCGCGCGAGCCGCACGCCCGCGATCGTCTCCGAGGTGCTGTTGGAGCCCGCGCCCGCCACCACGGGCGCCCGGCCGGCCGCCTCGTCCACCGCCACGCGGATGGCGAGCTGACGCTCCTCGGCGGACATCGTCACCGCCTCGCCCGTCGTCCCCATGGGGATGAGCCCACGGGTGCCCCCCGCGAGCTGCTGGCGGATGAGTGCCCGGTAGGCTCCCTCGTCGAACGCTCCCTGCCGGAACGGCGTGGCGAGCGCGGTCATCGAGCCTTCGAAAGTCTTCATACAGCGGCTTATACGGTCAGGGGCTCTCGCCGCGCCAGAGGTCCTCGACGCGCTCGCGCTCGCGCACCACCCGCCATGCACTCCCGTCAACCATCACCTCGGCCGGGCGGGGTCGTGAGTTGTAGGTGGAAGCCATGCTCATGCCGTAGGCCCCGGCGCTCATGAAGGCGTACAGCTCGCCCTGCTGGGGCAGCACCAGCGGTCGCTGCCGGGCCAGCACGTCGGTGGACTCGCACACCGGCCCCACCACGTCCACGTCCACGGCCTTGCCCCGCCGCTGCACCAGGGGCTGGAGGCCATGGTGGGCGTCATAGAGCGCGGGCCGCATCAGATCGTTCATCCCCGCGTCCACCACCACGAACTGCCGCGCGGGCGTCTTCTTGCGGAAGAGCACGCGGGTGAGCAGCACGCCGGCATTACCCACCACCGAACGGCCGGGCTCGAAGACGAGCGTGGCGCCCGTGGACCCCACCGCCGCGAGGATGGTGCGCGCGTACTCGGCGGTCGAGGGCGGCTTCTCCTCGGTGTAGGTGATGCCCAGGCCGCCGCCCACGTCCAGGTAGCGCAGCCCATGCCCTTGCGCCTTGAGCTCCTGGTAGAGCCCGCCCACCTTGGTGAGCGCCGCCTTGAAGGGCGCGGTCAGGGTGATCTGCGAGCCGATGTGGCAGTCCAGACCCACCGCCTCCAGGCCCTTCATCTTCCGGGCACGGGCGTAGAGCCCCACCGCCTCCTCGAAGGGGACGCCAAACTTGGACGTCTTCAGGCCGGTGGCGATGTAGCGGTGGGTGCGCGCGTCCACGTTGGGGTTGACGCGGATGGCGAAGGGGGCGCGCCTGCCCTGGGCCCGGCCCACCGCATCGAGCAGCTCCAGCTCCTCGGGGCTCTCCACGTTGAAGAAGAGGATGCCGGCGGCGAGCGCCGCGGCCATCTCCTCGGCCGTCTTGCCCACACCGGCGAACACCGTCTTGCCCGGCTCGCCCCTGGCCGCCTTCACCCGGGCCAGCTCTCCACCCGAGACGATGTCGAAGCCACTGCCCTCCTCCGCCAAGAGGCGCAGCACCGCCAGCGTGGAGTTGGCCTTCACCGAGTAGCACACCAGGTGCGGGTGCTCGCCGAAGGACTCCGTCACGGCCCGGAAGTGCGAGCGCAGCGCGGCGGAGGAATAGACGTAGGTGGGAGTCCCCACCGCCTCGGCGATGGCGGGCAGGGGGACGTACTCGGCGTGCAGGACGCGCTTGCGGTAGGTGAAGGCGGTCACGGGGTTCCAGCGTCCTCGGGAGGGGGGGCCGAGGGGGCGAAGGGACCGCGCCCCGCCTCGGCCGGAGCCTGCGTCTCGGTGGTGGGCGGAGCGGACGGCGGCAGGGGGGGCCGGGCCGGCCCCTTGATGCCGCAACCCGCGAGCCCCCACAGCCCCGCGAGCACCCCACCACCGAGCACCACGACGAGCACGCGCGAGCGTTGCATGGAAGCGCCTTCCTAGAACCGGATGCCGATGGTGCCGCGCACGGCGTGGGCCGTCTTCAGCTCGGTGATCTGCAGGCCCGTGCCCGTGTTGTAGTCCTGCAGGCCGCTGAGCGGGAAGAGCACGGACCAGTCCACGCGGGCGATGAAGCCATCCTCCGTCTCGTACTTCGCGCCCAGGTTCGTCTCCAGACCCAGGGGCCGGTCCGTGAAGGACGGCGTGGACTGGGGGTAGATGGCCTGCGAGTAGATGGCGCTGCCGAAGACGTCGAAGCCCTGGGTGAGCGTGTAGCGCAGGGTGGGCTTGGCGTAGAAGGCATCCGTCACGGTGCCGATGAGCTCGCGGAAGAGGATGTTGTCCACGCGGTAGGCGCGGTTGAAGCGGAAGTTGCGCAGGTAGCTGTCGGCGCAGTCGGTGCCGCCGCAGCGGAACTGCGGACCATCCGCGTCACCCGGCTGGGTGAAGCCGCCCGGACCCGAGCCCCGCCGCCCCGGGTACGCCCCGAAGCCCGGCGCCCGATCTCCCGACGCGAAGCCCAGCTCGAGCTGGATGTTGAGCTTGCCGTTGAGCAGCCGGTACTCGCCCACCGCCGCGCCACCGAACTCCGCCACGGTGAGCGACTGGCTCTGGTTGGGATCCTCGACGCCGGGAGCCGAGGGCGTGTTCTGCCGGCTGCCGATGGTGCCCAGGTAGGCGGCCACCTCGAACTCCACGCGGAAGTTCTTCTCCTCGTAGCGCAGCCACACGTCCGGAATGACGAGCGAGGCGTTGCGCGGCACGTAGGTGCTGTTGCCCACCGAGCCGTCCGGGTTGAGCACCGCGCCCGAGCCGTTGAGCCCCTCGGACGAGGACTGCTGGCTGCGGTAGCTCACGTGGAGGCCGTAGTTGAGCACACCCTGGTTGTTGTCCAGCTTGGCCTTCACCTGCTGCGGCGTGTCGCGCCGGGCCACCGCCAGCACGAAGCTGTGCACGTCGTCCGTCTTGGACACGTCCACCGGCTCGCTGTCCGGCCCGTTCGGATAGGCGTAGCGGCCCTCGTTGTTGAACTCGAACATGGGCGTCACGTAGAAGCCCTCGAGGGGCTCGGTGACAAACATGACCCGGTCCACCTGGTCGCCGAAGTCGCACTCCAGGCAGTTGCCGTCGTTGCGCAGCAGGCCCAGACCCCAG
Proteins encoded in this window:
- the folK gene encoding 2-amino-4-hydroxy-6-hydroxymethyldihydropteridine diphosphokinase, yielding MNSTVYVGLGSNEGDREVQLVSALEALSRIDAVMVLRCSSLFESAPVGPPQPRYLNAVVELECALSPQRLLCILKQIEKDLGREPGGARWGPRPIDLDILLWEGEIVADPTLQVPHLELHKRRFALEPLAELAPDVEHPVLCLTVAQLLAQLSPQDVQRCESTQWPEPSYPLTES
- the dapB gene encoding 4-hydroxy-tetrahydrodipicolinate reductase: MIRTVLTGATGRMGATLSRLVREAPDLELAGATARGQAGQLAALGVPSGDDLGRVLDAARAQVVIDFTSAEASVVHARQCAERGVALVIGSTGFSPEARAEVARSAASIPVVLAPNTSVGVNVVIRMAAELARVLGDGYDVEVLEAHHRMKKDAPSGTALKLAEVLASALGRGQEDLTFARHGQIGARPKKEIGVQTLRGGDVVGEHTVFFYGEGERIELTHRATSRDQFGLGALRAARWVTGRTPGLYDMADVLGFPRAP
- the dapA gene encoding 4-hydroxy-tetrahydrodipicolinate synthase; this translates as MKTFEGSMTALATPFRQGAFDEGAYRALIRQQLAGGTRGLIPMGTTGEAVTMSAEERQLAIRVAVDEAAGRAPVVAGAGSNSTSETIAGVRLARDVGADGALLVTPYYNKPTQAGLVEHYKAVARAHPGFPLVVYNVPGRTGVDLLPETVLRLCDVPEVVAIKEATGSMPRAVDLVEKCGDRLTLLSGDDFTVLPFIACGGKGVISVSSNVAPRMMADLVEAARAGRFEQARALQVRMNELHRLLFVESSPIPVKWALHVLGLFGPEVRLPLVPMTEPNARKMEAELRKLGLVQG
- the lysA gene encoding diaminopimelate decarboxylase; translated protein: MTAFTYRKRVLHAEYVPLPAIAEAVGTPTYVYSSAALRSHFRAVTESFGEHPHLVCYSVKANSTLAVLRLLAEEGSGFDIVSGGELARVKAARGEPGKTVFAGVGKTAEEMAAALAAGILFFNVESPEELELLDAVGRAQGRRAPFAIRVNPNVDARTHRYIATGLKTSKFGVPFEEAVGLYARARKMKGLEAVGLDCHIGSQITLTAPFKAALTKVGGLYQELKAQGHGLRYLDVGGGLGITYTEEKPPSTAEYARTILAAVGSTGATLVFEPGRSVVGNAGVLLTRVLFRKKTPARQFVVVDAGMNDLMRPALYDAHHGLQPLVQRRGKAVDVDVVGPVCESTDVLARQRPLVLPQQGELYAFMSAGAYGMSMASTYNSRPRPAEVMVDGSAWRVVRERERVEDLWRGESP
- a CDS encoding TIGR04551 family protein, with the translated sequence MSSNALLAALLVASATAAAQTPETPPTGSPAPAPESAQPATPPSSLEPTDSTEERIRQEVERRVEAAKQEMREEIRAQLATQSLASDWQEEWMEEKRKLELFTLDGYFRLRPNLYYQFDLGKQQERRLFPSPRTNERTQSGADMRLRLEPTFNISEEVRVKAQFDVLDNLLLGSTPSTSFPSDGYYLFDLFNDRQTSPRAGLNALRDAFSVREVYGEVSTPVGLLRFGRMNAHWGLGLLRNDGNCLECDFGDQVDRVMFVTEPLEGFYVTPMFEFNNEGRYAYPNGPDSEPVDVSKTDDVHSFVLAVARRDTPQQVKAKLDNNQGVLNYGLHVSYRSQQSSSEGLNGSGAVLNPDGSVGNSTYVPRNASLVIPDVWLRYEEKNFRVEFEVAAYLGTIGSRQNTPSAPGVEDPNQSQSLTVAEFGGAAVGEYRLLNGKLNIQLELGFASGDRAPGFGAYPGRRGSGPGGFTQPGDADGPQFRCGGTDCADSYLRNFRFNRAYRVDNILFRELIGTVTDAFYAKPTLRYTLTQGFDVFGSAIYSQAIYPQSTPSFTDRPLGLETNLGAKYETEDGFIARVDWSVLFPLSGLQDYNTGTGLQITELKTAHAVRGTIGIRF